From Lolium perenne isolate Kyuss_39 chromosome 5, Kyuss_2.0, whole genome shotgun sequence, a single genomic window includes:
- the LOC127299104 gene encoding putative 3'(2'),5'-bisphosphate nucleotidase, mitochondrial codes for MPLLHLSLPRHRLLLGRRRSLIAPPMHPPSRLSVRAAAAAVHEACALPFPPSHAPHHRELAAAVASVERACRLCVDVKATLLSNDRDKRRVVEKNDQTHVTTADFGVQALISFELQQLFPSIPLVAEEDSTFLRSPDADAGIVDSISSFVARNVSNNGSPLTHDDVLRAIDRGGREAVSFDSKPATYWILDPIDGTKGFLKGNDTLYVVGLALVVDGKLAVGVMGCPNWSDATTIGNKEHESAAACHGDGMLMVSHVGCGTWSRPLSAGIGQFTTPLDAWKRCSVDPCSVVHMACFCIVDSHTWDMMPLSAHFDSTMDESEPRDENKILLQNSCGGSLSKYLMVACGRMSVFILLARAAKLLKTWDHAVGVICVEEAGGQTCDWSGKPLDFAADRTGRRIIYPTGGILSTNAALHDKLVEMVSENYK; via the exons ATGCCGCTCCTCCACCTCTCGCTTCCGCGGCACCGCCTCCTCCTCGGGCGGCGGCGCAGCCTGATCGCCCCGCCGATGCATCCTCCCTCCCGCCTCTCCGTACGAGCAGCGGCTGCGGCGGTACACGAGGCGTGCGCGCTACCCTTCCCGCCGAGCCACGCCCCGCACCACCGCGAGCTCgccgcggccgtcgcctccgTCGAGCGCGCCTGCCGCCTCTGCGTGGAC GTGAAGGCAACGCTGCTTTCAAACGACAGAGACAAGAGGAGGGTCGTCGAGAAGAATGACCAAACCCACGTGACTACCGCGGATTTCGGAGTTCAAGCACTCATTAGCTTCG AGCTGCAGCAACTGTTTCCATCGATACCTCTGGTGGCCGAAGAGGACTCGACGTTTCTGCGGTCGCCCGATGCCGATGCTGGAATCGTTGATTCGATCTCAAGCTTTGTCGCGAGAAATGTGAGTAACAATGGCTCACCTTTGACTCATGATGATGTGTTGAGAGCCATTGACAGAGGTGGCAGGGAAGCTGTCTCTTTTGATTCAAAGCCTGCTACTTATTGG atacttgacccaattgatggtaCCAAGGGCTTCTTGAAAGGAAACGATACGCTGTATGTG GTGGGTTTGGCTCTAGTGGTGGATGGAAAGCTAGCAGTAGGAGTGATGGGATGTCCAAATTGGAGCGATGCTACTACCATAGGCAACAAGGAACACGAAAGCGCCGCGGCCTGCCATGGCGATGGCATGCTTATGGTGTCCCATGTAGGTTGTGGCACCTGGTCTAGGCCCCTGTCTGCTGGGATTGGCCAGTTCACAACACCACTAGATGCTTGGAAGAGATGCTCTGTTGATCCATGTTCAGTTGTGCACATGGCATGCTTCTGCATCGTCGATAGCCACACATGGGATATGATGCCCTTGTCTGCCCACTTCGATTCAACGATGGATGAATCTGAACCAAGAGATGAGAACAAGATTCTCCTCCAAAATTCCTGCGGTGGCAG CTTGTCCAAGTATCTCATGGTAGCTTGTGGGAGAATGTCAGTTTTCATCCTCCTAGCACGGGCGGCAAAACTGCTCAAG ACTTGGGATCACGCTGTTGGGGTAATTTGTGTTGAGGAAGCCGGAGGTCAG ACCTGTGACTGGAGCGGGAAGCCATTGGATTTTGCAGCTGACAGAACCGGGCGTAGAATCATCTACCCCACGGGCGGTATCTTGTCGACAAACGCTGCTCTTCACGACAAGCTTGTGGAAATGGTCTCCGAAAACTACAAATAG